From the genome of Pseudomonas sp. AB6, one region includes:
- the fusA gene encoding elongation factor G: protein MARTTPINRYRNIGIVAHVDAGKTTTTERVLFYTGVNHKMGEVHDGAATMDWMVQEQERGITITSAATTAFWAGSAKQFDKYRFNIIDTPGHVDFTIEVERSLRVLDGAVVVFCGTSGVEPQSETVWRQANKYGVPRLVYVNKMDRAGANFLRVVEQIKKRLGHTPVPIQLAIGAEDNFQGQVDLINMEAVYWDDADKGAAPRREAIPADMLELAAEWRDNMVQAAAEASEELMDKYLNEEQLTIDEIKAALRQRTIAGEIVLAVCGSSFKNKGVPLVLDAVIDFLPAPADIPAIKGSDPDDEEVAMERHADDTEPFSALAFKIATDPFVGTLTFVRVYSGVLSSGDGVINSVKGKKERVGRMVQMHANTREEIKEVRAGDIAALIGMKDVTTGDTLCSADKPIILVRMDFPEPVISVAVEPKTKDDQEKMGIALGKLAQEDPSFRVKTDEETGQTIISGMGELHLDILVDRMRREFNVEANIGKPQVSYREKITKACEIEGKFVRQSGGRGQFGHCWIRFAPADEGQEGLQFVNEVVGGVVPKEFIPAIQKGIEEQMKNGVVAGYPLIGLKATVFDGSYHDVDSNEMAFRVAASMATKQLASKGGGVLLEPVMAVEVVTPEDYMGDVMGDLNRRRGMILGMEDTVSGKVIRAEVPLGEMFGYATDVRSMSQGRASYSMEFKKYDVAPSHIVEAVTKKQG from the coding sequence ATGGCTCGTACTACTCCGATTAACCGCTACCGTAACATTGGTATCGTTGCTCACGTGGATGCTGGTAAAACCACCACCACTGAGCGCGTCCTTTTTTACACCGGCGTAAACCATAAAATGGGCGAGGTGCATGACGGCGCCGCGACCATGGACTGGATGGTGCAGGAGCAGGAGCGTGGTATTACTATCACCTCCGCTGCGACCACGGCCTTCTGGGCCGGCTCTGCCAAGCAGTTCGACAAGTATCGTTTTAACATCATCGATACCCCGGGCCACGTTGACTTCACCATTGAAGTTGAGCGTTCGCTTCGCGTACTTGATGGCGCGGTAGTTGTGTTCTGTGGCACCTCGGGTGTTGAGCCTCAGTCGGAAACCGTATGGCGTCAAGCCAACAAGTACGGCGTTCCACGTCTTGTTTATGTAAACAAGATGGACCGTGCTGGTGCGAACTTCCTGCGTGTGGTTGAGCAGATCAAAAAGCGCCTGGGTCACACTCCGGTGCCGATCCAGTTGGCTATCGGTGCAGAAGACAACTTCCAGGGTCAGGTTGATCTGATCAACATGGAAGCGGTTTACTGGGATGATGCTGACAAAGGTGCCGCTCCTCGTCGCGAAGCAATTCCTGCGGACATGCTTGAACTCGCTGCTGAATGGCGCGACAACATGGTCCAGGCTGCTGCCGAAGCTTCTGAAGAGCTGATGGACAAGTACCTCAATGAGGAGCAGCTGACTATCGATGAGATCAAGGCTGCTCTGCGTCAGCGTACTATCGCTGGCGAGATCGTCCTTGCTGTCTGTGGCTCTTCTTTCAAGAACAAGGGTGTTCCTTTGGTTCTTGATGCTGTCATCGACTTCCTGCCGGCTCCAGCCGATATTCCAGCCATCAAGGGTTCCGATCCTGATGATGAAGAAGTCGCAATGGAGCGTCATGCAGACGATACAGAACCGTTCTCGGCTCTGGCTTTCAAAATTGCTACTGACCCATTCGTGGGTACTCTGACTTTCGTGCGCGTTTACTCGGGCGTGTTGAGCTCCGGCGACGGCGTGATCAACTCGGTCAAGGGCAAGAAAGAGCGTGTTGGTCGTATGGTGCAAATGCATGCGAACACCCGTGAAGAAATCAAGGAAGTGCGCGCTGGTGACATCGCGGCCTTGATTGGTATGAAGGACGTCACCACGGGTGACACCCTTTGTTCGGCTGATAAGCCGATCATTCTTGTTCGTATGGACTTCCCGGAACCGGTTATTTCGGTTGCCGTTGAGCCGAAGACCAAGGATGACCAGGAAAAAATGGGTATCGCTTTGGGCAAGCTTGCTCAGGAAGATCCATCTTTCCGCGTCAAAACTGATGAAGAGACTGGTCAAACGATCATCTCTGGCATGGGCGAGTTGCACCTGGACATTCTGGTAGATCGGATGCGCCGTGAGTTCAACGTCGAAGCCAACATCGGTAAGCCTCAGGTTTCCTACCGTGAGAAAATCACGAAGGCCTGTGAGATCGAAGGCAAGTTCGTGCGCCAGTCTGGCGGTCGTGGTCAGTTCGGCCACTGCTGGATCCGTTTTGCACCGGCTGACGAAGGTCAGGAAGGTCTGCAATTTGTGAACGAAGTAGTGGGTGGTGTGGTTCCTAAGGAATTCATCCCGGCTATCCAGAAGGGTATCGAAGAGCAGATGAAGAACGGCGTTGTTGCCGGCTATCCGCTCATCGGCCTGAAGGCTACTGTGTTCGATGGTTCTTACCATGACGTCGACTCAAACGAGATGGCGTTCAGGGTGGCTGCTTCCATGGCGACCAAGCAATTGGCTTCCAAGGGCGGTGGCGTTCTGCTTGAGCCAGTCATGGCAGTAGAAGTTGTGACGCCTGAAGACTATATGGGTGACGTGATGGGTGACCTGAACCGTCGTCGCGGCATGATCTTGGGAATGGAAGACACGGTTTCCGGCAAAGTGATTCGTGCCGAGGTTCCGTTGGGTGAGATGTTCGGTTATGCGACCGACGTTCGCTCGATGTCCCAGGGTCGCGCAAGCTACTCTATGGAATTCAAAAAATACGATGTAGCTCCGTCGCATATCGTCGAAGCTGTCACTAAAAAACAAGGCTGA
- the rpsG gene encoding 30S ribosomal protein S7 — MPRRRVAAKRDVLDDPKYGSQILAKFMNHVMESGKKAVAERIVYGALEKVKERKNSDPLEIFEKALDAIAPLVEVKSRRVGGATYQVPVEVRPSRRNALAMRWLVDFARKRGEKSMALRLAGELMDAAEGKGAAVKKREDVHRMAEANKAFSHYRF; from the coding sequence ATGCCAAGAAGACGCGTAGCAGCCAAGCGCGATGTGCTTGACGATCCAAAATACGGCAGCCAGATCTTGGCCAAGTTCATGAACCACGTTATGGAAAGCGGCAAGAAAGCCGTTGCCGAACGTATCGTTTATGGCGCGCTGGAAAAAGTTAAAGAACGCAAGAACAGCGATCCCCTGGAAATCTTCGAGAAAGCTCTCGACGCCATCGCTCCGCTGGTCGAAGTGAAGTCGCGCCGTGTAGGCGGTGCTACCTACCAGGTTCCTGTTGAAGTTCGCCCGTCCCGTCGTAATGCTCTGGCAATGCGCTGGCTTGTAGACTTCGCGCGCAAGCGTGGCGAAAAGTCTATGGCACTGCGTTTGGCTGGTGAATTGATGGACGCTGCTGAAGGTAAAGGTGCTGCAGTTAAGAAGCGTGAAGACGTGCACCGTATGGCTGAAGCCAACAAGGCTTTCTCGCACTACCGCTTCTAA
- the rpsL gene encoding 30S ribosomal protein S12 — protein MATINQLVRQPRKRIVEKSDVPALQNCPQRRGVCTRVYTTTPKKPNSALRKVCRVRLTNGFEVSSYIGGEGHNLQEHSVVLIRGGRVKDLPGVRYHTVRGSLDTSGVKGRNQGRSKYGTKRPKK, from the coding sequence ATGGCAACGATTAACCAGCTGGTACGTCAGCCGCGTAAGCGTATCGTCGAGAAATCCGACGTACCTGCGCTGCAGAACTGCCCGCAGCGTCGTGGCGTATGCACTCGCGTGTATACCACTACGCCGAAAAAACCTAACTCGGCATTGCGTAAAGTATGTCGTGTGCGCCTGACCAACGGTTTCGAGGTTTCCTCGTATATCGGTGGTGAAGGTCACAACCTTCAAGAACACAGTGTTGTATTGATTCGTGGCGGTCGCGTAAAAGACTTGCCAGGTGTCCGTTACCACACCGTTCGTGGCTCCCTGGATACTTCCGGTGTTAAAGGTCGTAACCAAGGTCGCTCGAAATACGGTACCAAGCGTCCGAAGAAGTAA
- the rpoC gene encoding DNA-directed RNA polymerase subunit beta' — MKDLLNLLKNQGQVEEFDAIRIGLASPEMIRSWSFGEVKKPETINYRTFKPERDGLFCAKIFGPVKDYECLCGKYKRLKHRGVICEKCGVEVALAKVRRERMAHIELASPVAHIWFLKSLPSRIGLLMDMTLRDIERVLYFESYVVIDPGMTTLEKGQLLNDEQYFEALEEFGDDFDARMGAEAVRELLHAIDLEHEIGRLREEIPQTNSETKIKKLSKRLKLMEAFQGSGNLPEWMVLTVLPVLPPDLRPLVPLDGGRFATSDLNDLYRRVINRNNRLKRLLDLSAPDIIVRNEKRMLQEAVDALLDNGRRGRAITGSNKRPLKSLADMIKGKQGRFRQNLLGKRVDYSGRSVITVGPTLRLHQCGLPKKMALELFKPFIFGKLEMRGLATTIKAAKKMVERELPEVWDVLAEVIREHPVLLNRAPTLHRLGIQAFEPVLIEGKAIQLHPLVCAAYNADFDGDQMAVHVPLTLEAQLEARALMMSTNNILSPANGEPIIVPSQDVVLGLYYMTREAINAKGEGRVFADLQEVDRVFRAGEAALHAKVKVRIHETVNDRDGGSVKNTRIVDTTVGRALLFQVVPAGLSYDVVNQPMKKKAISKLINQCYRVVGLKETVIFADQLMYTGFAYSTISGVSIGVNDFVIPDEKARIIEAATDEVKEIEAQYASGLVTQGEKYNKVIDLWSKANDEVSKAMMSNLSKERVIDRHGVEVDQESFNSMYMMADSGARGSAAQIRQLAGMRGLMAKPDGSIIETPITANFREGLSVLQYFISTHGARKGLADTALKTANSGYLTRRLVDVAQDLVVTEVDCGTEHGLLMTPHIEGGDVVEPLGERVLGRVIARDVFKPGTDDIIVPAGTLVDEKWVEFIELNSIDEVIVRSPISCETRFGICAKCYGRDLARGHQVNIGEAVGVIAAQSIGEPGTQLTMRTFHIGGAASRTSAADSVQVKNGGTVRLHNLKHVERVDGCLVAVSRSGELAIADDYGRERERYKLPYGAVISVKEGDKVDAGAIVAKWDPHTHPIVTEMKGTVTYVGMEEGITIKRQTDELTGMTNIEVLDAKDRPAAGKDIRPAVKMVGVDGKDLLLPGTDVPAQYFLPANALVGVADGVQVAIGDVIARIPQETSKTRDITGGLPRVADLFEARRPKEASILAEVSGTIAFGKETKGKRRLVITPNDGSDPYEELIPKWRHLNVFEGEQVNRGEVISDGPSDPHDILRLLGVSALAKYIVNEIQDVYRLQGVKINDKHIETILRQMLRKVEIAESGDSTFIKGDQMELTHVLVENERLSADEKFVSKFTRVLLGITKASLSTESFISAASFQETTRVLTEAAVTGKRDYLRGLKENVVVGRLIPAGTGLAYHSERKRRREADKPMRVSASEVEAALTEALNSSGN; from the coding sequence TTGAAAGACCTATTGAATTTGCTGAAAAACCAGGGTCAAGTCGAAGAGTTCGACGCCATCCGCATTGGATTGGCATCGCCTGAGATGATCCGTTCGTGGTCGTTCGGTGAAGTTAAAAAGCCGGAAACCATCAACTACCGTACGTTCAAGCCTGAGCGTGACGGCCTGTTCTGCGCCAAGATCTTTGGCCCGGTCAAGGATTACGAGTGCTTGTGCGGTAAGTACAAGCGCTTGAAGCACCGCGGTGTAATCTGCGAGAAGTGTGGCGTTGAAGTCGCACTGGCAAAAGTTCGTCGCGAGCGTATGGCTCACATCGAACTGGCCTCGCCAGTTGCACACATCTGGTTCTTGAAATCGCTGCCGTCCCGTATCGGCTTGCTGATGGACATGACCCTGCGTGATATCGAACGCGTTCTCTATTTCGAGAGCTATGTCGTTATCGATCCAGGCATGACCACCCTTGAAAAAGGGCAGTTGCTCAACGACGAGCAGTATTTTGAAGCGCTCGAAGAGTTCGGCGATGACTTCGATGCCCGTATGGGTGCTGAAGCTGTCCGTGAACTGCTGCACGCTATCGATCTGGAGCACGAGATTGGCCGTCTGCGCGAAGAAATTCCGCAAACCAACTCCGAAACCAAAATCAAAAAGCTGTCCAAGCGCCTGAAGTTGATGGAAGCCTTCCAAGGTTCCGGCAACCTTCCTGAGTGGATGGTTCTGACCGTTCTGCCGGTTCTGCCGCCAGATCTGCGTCCTTTGGTTCCGCTTGATGGCGGTCGTTTCGCTACATCTGATCTTAACGATCTGTATCGTCGAGTAATCAACCGTAACAACCGCTTGAAGCGTCTGCTTGATCTGTCCGCTCCGGACATCATCGTGCGTAACGAAAAGCGTATGTTGCAGGAAGCGGTCGATGCACTGCTCGACAACGGTCGTCGCGGTCGCGCGATTACCGGTTCCAACAAGCGTCCTCTGAAATCCTTGGCTGACATGATCAAGGGTAAGCAGGGTCGTTTCCGTCAGAACTTGCTCGGCAAGCGTGTTGACTACTCGGGTCGTTCGGTAATTACCGTAGGCCCGACCCTGCGTCTGCACCAGTGCGGTCTGCCTAAGAAAATGGCTCTTGAGCTGTTTAAACCGTTCATTTTTGGCAAGTTGGAAATGCGTGGTCTCGCCACCACCATTAAAGCCGCCAAGAAAATGGTTGAGCGTGAATTGCCAGAAGTTTGGGACGTTCTCGCTGAAGTCATTCGCGAACACCCGGTGTTGCTCAACCGTGCACCAACTCTTCACCGTCTGGGTATCCAAGCGTTTGAACCGGTTCTGATCGAGGGTAAAGCTATCCAGCTTCACCCGTTGGTCTGCGCTGCGTACAACGCCGACTTCGACGGCGACCAGATGGCCGTTCACGTACCGTTGACGCTGGAAGCTCAGCTCGAAGCGCGTGCGCTGATGATGTCGACCAACAACATCCTGTCGCCAGCCAACGGTGAGCCGATCATCGTCCCGTCGCAGGACGTTGTATTGGGTCTGTACTACATGACTCGTGAAGCGATCAACGCCAAGGGCGAGGGCCGAGTGTTCGCGGATCTGCAGGAAGTTGACCGTGTATTCCGCGCCGGCGAAGCTGCGCTGCATGCCAAAGTCAAAGTCCGCATCCACGAAACGGTTAACGATCGTGACGGCGGTAGCGTCAAGAACACCCGTATCGTCGACACCACTGTCGGCCGTGCGCTGTTGTTCCAAGTGGTCCCGGCCGGCCTGTCGTATGACGTGGTCAACCAGCCGATGAAGAAAAAAGCGATCTCTAAACTGATCAACCAGTGCTATCGCGTGGTTGGTTTGAAAGAAACCGTAATTTTCGCTGACCAATTGATGTACACCGGTTTTGCTTATTCGACCATTTCGGGTGTCTCCATCGGCGTTAACGACTTCGTTATCCCTGATGAAAAAGCTCGCATCATCGAAGCTGCTACCGACGAAGTTAAAGAAATCGAAGCCCAGTACGCATCAGGCCTGGTAACCCAGGGCGAGAAGTACAACAAGGTAATCGACCTTTGGTCCAAGGCTAACGACGAAGTGTCGAAGGCGATGATGTCGAACCTCTCGAAAGAGCGCGTTATCGACCGTCACGGCGTCGAGGTTGACCAAGAGTCGTTCAACTCGATGTACATGATGGCTGACTCCGGCGCCCGGGGTTCGGCTGCACAGATTCGTCAGCTTGCAGGTATGCGTGGTTTGATGGCCAAGCCAGACGGCTCGATCATTGAAACGCCGATCACCGCGAACTTCCGTGAAGGTTTGAGCGTACTTCAGTACTTCATCTCTACTCACGGTGCTCGCAAGGGTTTGGCGGATACCGCGTTGAAAACTGCGAACTCCGGTTATCTGACTCGTCGTCTGGTGGACGTCGCACAGGATCTTGTTGTTACCGAGGTTGATTGCGGTACCGAACATGGTCTGCTGATGACGCCTCACATTGAAGGCGGTGACGTTGTTGAGCCATTGGGTGAGCGCGTATTGGGTCGAGTAATCGCCCGCGACGTATTCAAGCCGGGTACCGATGACATCATCGTTCCTGCTGGCACATTGGTTGACGAGAAATGGGTTGAGTTCATCGAGCTGAACAGCATCGATGAAGTGATCGTGCGTTCGCCGATCAGCTGCGAAACCCGTTTCGGTATTTGCGCCAAATGCTACGGCCGTGATTTGGCTCGCGGACATCAGGTCAACATCGGTGAAGCGGTCGGCGTTATTGCCGCTCAGTCTATCGGTGAGCCAGGTACGCAGCTGACCATGCGTACGTTCCACATCGGTGGTGCGGCAAGCCGGACCTCCGCTGCTGACAGCGTTCAGGTTAAGAATGGCGGTACCGTCCGTCTGCATAACCTGAAGCACGTTGAGCGGGTAGATGGTTGCCTGGTTGCGGTATCCCGTTCGGGTGAGCTGGCGATCGCTGATGACTACGGTCGTGAGCGCGAGCGTTACAAGCTGCCTTACGGTGCCGTGATTTCGGTTAAAGAGGGTGACAAGGTCGACGCTGGCGCTATCGTGGCCAAGTGGGATCCGCACACTCACCCAATCGTCACCGAGATGAAAGGTACCGTGACCTACGTGGGCATGGAAGAAGGCATCACGATCAAGCGTCAGACCGACGAATTGACCGGTATGACCAACATCGAAGTTCTCGACGCCAAAGACCGTCCTGCAGCCGGTAAAGATATCCGTCCTGCCGTTAAGATGGTGGGTGTGGATGGCAAGGACCTTCTGCTGCCGGGTACAGACGTACCGGCTCAGTACTTCCTACCAGCCAACGCCTTAGTCGGTGTAGCGGATGGTGTGCAGGTTGCGATCGGTGATGTTATCGCTCGTATCCCGCAAGAAACCTCGAAAACTCGCGACATCACGGGTGGTCTGCCCCGCGTAGCTGACTTGTTTGAAGCTCGTCGTCCGAAAGAAGCCTCGATCTTGGCTGAAGTCAGCGGCACCATCGCATTCGGTAAGGAGACCAAAGGCAAGCGCCGTTTGGTTATTACCCCGAATGACGGTAGCGATCCGTATGAGGAGCTCATTCCAAAGTGGCGTCACCTGAACGTCTTCGAAGGCGAGCAAGTGAACCGCGGCGAAGTTATCTCCGACGGTCCTAGCGATCCACACGACATCTTGCGTTTGCTGGGTGTGAGTGCGCTGGCTAAGTACATCGTTAACGAGATTCAGGACGTCTATCGTCTGCAGGGCGTGAAAATCAACGATAAGCACATCGAGACGATTCTTCGTCAGATGTTGCGTAAAGTTGAGATCGCTGAGTCTGGCGATTCCACGTTCATCAAAGGCGATCAGATGGAGTTGACGCACGTTCTGGTAGAGAATGAGCGTCTGAGCGCGGACGAGAAATTCGTTTCCAAGTTCACCCGTGTATTGCTGGGTATTACCAAGGCATCGCTGTCCACCGAGTCGTTTATCTCTGCGGCCTCCTTCCAGGAGACAACCCGCGTGCTAACCGAAGCGGCGGTGACTGGCAAGCGCGATTACCTGCGTGGTCTGAAAGAGAACGTGGTCGTGGGTCGTTTGATTCCGGCCGGTACTGGTCTGGCTTATCACAGCGAGCGTAAGCGTCGTCGTGAAGCAGACAAGCCGATGCGTGTTAGCGCGAGTGAAGTGGAAGCAGCACTGACCGAAGCGTTGAACTCCAGCGGTAATTGA